The window CCTGTTACAAATATGTTATAAATACTAAgcctatagagttagaccaaatcaaaatcgttgcagacttatctttgtctagctctgccaatcaattcaattcaaatcaagagtgaacaggcaccttctgggcgagctcgctccatcgtaggccacgtctacgcctcggctagtctgtggccatgagtaagcccattcataataaaaaaaaaaaaaaatccgctcctccatctgacctttaactgagttttccctaaacccgataaaaaaaaattaaattattttttttgtgagtacctcttataatgaaggatatttttgctgagtatcaacatcctactagtgacagtttttgacttatgattttattattatttttctttaatgtattgtttttcgggatgtattcaagcgatttgctgaaatttattgaatagtgttctttatttaggtatgccttgatactcaaaaaccgaataccatttgtcatataaaaaaaaattactctctactcaaccggtgttttacaatgtagtatacaaactcttcgattatgtttgcgttttcttatcaggttgtcgtatttaagagtaaaatgctaatctctcaccccgattgattaaggttctacctacctacctacctaccttacctacctacctacctacctacctacctacctacctacctaccttacctacctacctacctacctacctacctacctacctacctacctacctaccttacctacctacctacctacctacctacctacctacctacgtacctacctacctacctacctacctacctacctacctacctaccttacctacctacctacctacctacctataccttacctttatatgaacaataccttaccttaattgaccgtcaccttaaaatgtttattccctttcggtactttaattctactacgctgccattaaattaaaacgttgttaccgatcactaaataataagtacacatggctctgtaaaaataataattctaaatataatgatcagaaacacgtaatgcaaaaaatatatacatatacaataaaaactataaaaacgtgacccttgcacggtatggttaaaatactgccatcataagatccttatactgtgacccgtttgctatcgccgccgcgcacagcgcgcgctcacgtgctcgtcgagcggttcgggacgcgcgggcggggcttcacggtttgccgcgcacctcaccccctcagattcgttgatgagtcgaatcatatcgccttaataaacataacattttaaactcgcgttttgtacacggTCACGGagagtctttccgtgaccacagctggtgcaactcagctgaaacgtcggaattaaagtaaaaacaatgaaattatatcccGGTAGGGTCTACCGGGTGCAAACGGgtatttgtgtaattaaatatataaggtacttgcacctaataaggcccagttttaaagcttgctcaatttcaaaatctcatacttttataagtgtaaatgagtttaaatttctcgcccatgtttggttagtagacaaaattgcaagttcatatcaaaaatgaaaaaaatagaaaattaaattaaaagtgggccttattaagCGCAAGTACCTTATACTTAATAAACTGTAGGGACTCAATCGACGCTAAAGGCTTTTTGGGTAAAAGTTCGGCTGGTAGTTACATCAGCTACCAAAAGCCTTGCTCTTAAAGAACAATACTTGACCTAGACCACATTATTTGAGGAAGAACTACCAAGGTCGCtataaaaaaaggtaatttcatCGTAAGCTCACAAAGGCAAGAAATTGCCAAGAGGCAAACAGTTTAATGCCAATTGCTGTGTTTATGCTGAATAATGAACAAAGTTAATGGCCATTATTGTGTCTTATATCGTTGTAATAGAGTCGGCGATTGCTCACTTAACTGTCAGGTGGAGATCGATCAAGTGGCGGTCATGGGTGAGGACGGTTTGCAGACATTTTGTAACTTGAAACTTCTTAAAACGTATCCAGAATAGTCAATTTTTCagcaatctgattaaattgcccgatcgaatcaggacgtgtggacgcaaacgccaatttggctcgccgaattcaaccgcctataatgaccgatattaccgataaaatgaggtgcggacgcaagaataccaattcgtaaggccagtattttcgttctggggcattttttcaatttaaagggCTCTtaatcaccataaatctaaaattggagattgacgccaattttatttttgatcaagtcgactatttgatcagtcccgtctggataccgctttatgaaaattatattaactAGTAATGATATAATAATGATATTAACTGGTAATCCGCCCGAACAGAGACCTCGCCACACATACTTTAACATGCGTTTGACCATTTTACCTGTAGGCTGATCCAAGTAACATTGTATTTACAGATGTAGATAGTGCATAACtattttccatcgtactttcttcggtcaacctcagtacctactttttgtaccgagactgactgaaatagcaagactcTCTAAGTTCTGCTTTATTCGGTTTGCTGTTGTCTAAATGAAAAAAGTTATGATTAGGACGTACCATTCCCGATGGCGTATTGTTGAAGCAGATCTGTCATGTTGACGTGGACGAGGCCGCGTCTCTCCTGCATCAGGTTATCGCAGTGTGTCACCTTCCCGCTGCCCGGGCCACCTGCCAAAATAAACAACATTTACCTTGTGTACTTTCATAGTGTATTTCCCCCCCTTTTCATCCATTTAAGGTGTGAGCGGtgtaatttgacatgtcttacgttgtattataaggcaaatagctcacccccgccgatcTTTGTTTACCTATAACACATTTAGCGTGAAGAGATATAAGTCTAGACTGAGAGAAAAGTTTGTGACACAGCAGATACGTGTAAACCGGTCTGACCcagcctatgaagccgatggtcctgggttcgaatcccggtaaggtaattttttattgtatgtgtgatcagcacagatatttgttcctgagtcatggttgtatTCTACCCAGTATGAATGACAGGGACGGTCGGTGGCTCAAATTTGACGTGGCTGGAGTTCTGCATGGGAAAGGCGGCCGCGGGAGGGGTAGCGCGCCCCACCCAGGTGCTGTCGTGCTATCGTACTCACCCAGTATGAATATGACAGGGACGGACGGTGGCTCAAACTTGACGTGGCTGGAGTTCTGCATGGGGAAGGCTGCGGCGGGAGGGGTGGCGCGCCCCGTCCAGGTGCTGTCGTGCTATCGTACTCACCCAGTATGAATATGACAGGGACGGACGGTGGCTCAAACTTGACGTGGCTGGAGTTCTGCATGGGGAAGGCTGCGGCGGGAGGGGTGGCGCGCCCCGTCCAGGTGCTGTCGTGCTATCGTACTCACCCAGTATGAATATGACAGGGACGGACGGTGGCTCAAACTTGACGTGGCTGGAGTTCTGCATGGGAAAGGCTGCGGCGGGAGGGGTGGCGCGCCCCGCCCAGGTGCTGTCGTGCTATCGTACTCACCCAGTATGAATATGACAGGGACGGACGGTGGCTCAAACTTGACGTGGCTGGAGTTCTGCATGGGGAAAGCCGCGGCGGGGGGTGGCGCGCCCTGCCCAGGTGCTGTCGTGCTATCGTACTCACCCAGTATGAATATGACAGGGACGGACGGTGGCTCAAGCTTGACGTGGCTGGAGTTCTGCATGGGGAAGGCTGCGGCGGGAGGGGTGGCGCGCCCCGCCCAGGTGCTGTCGTGCTATCGTACTCACCCAGTATGAATATGACAGGGACGGACGGTGGCTCAAACTTGACGTGGCTGGAGTTCTGCATGGGGAAGGCTGCGGCGGGAGGGGTGGCGCGCCCCGCCCAGGTGCTGTCGTGCTATCGTACTCACCCAGTATGAATATGACAGGGACGGACGGTGGCTCAAACTTGACGTGGCTGGAGTTATGCATGGGGAAGGCTGCGGCAGGAGGGGTGGCGCGCCCCGCCCAGGTGCTGTCGTGCTATCGTACTCACCCAGTATGAATATGACAGGGACGGACGGTGGCTCAAACTTGACGTGGCTGGAGTTCTGCATGGGGAAGGCTGCGGCGGGAGGGGTGGCGCGCCCCGCCCAGGTGCTGTCGTGCTATCGTACTCACCCAGTATGAATATGACAGGGACGGACGGTGGCTCAAACTTGACGTGGCTGGAGTTCTGCATGGGGAAGGCCGCAGCGGGAGGGGTGGCGCGCCCCGCCCAGGTGATCTCGCGCCGCGTATGAGCGCCGGTTGTCTGTCCCACTCACCCAGTATGGATATGACAGGGACGGTCGGTGGCTCAAACTTGACGTGGCTGGAGTTCGCCATGGGGAAGGCCGCGGCGGGACGGGTGGCGCGCCCCGCCCAGGTGCTGTCGTGCTATCGTACTCACCCAGTATGAATATGACAGGGACGGACGGTGGCTCAAACTTGACGTGACTGGAGTTCTGCATGGGGAAGGCTGCGGCGGGAGGGGTGGCGCGCCCCGCCCAGGTGCTGTCGTGCTATCGTACTCACCCAGTATGAATATGACAGGGACGGACGGTGGCTCAAACTTGACGTGGCTGGAGTTCCGCATGGGGAAGGCCGCGGCGGGAGGGGTGGCGCGCCCCGCCCAGGTGCTGTCGTGCTATCGTACTCACCCAGTATGAATATGACAGGGACGGACGGTGGCTCAAACTTGACGTGACTGGAGTTCTGCATGGGGAAGGCTGCGGCGGGAGGGGTGGCGCGCCCCGCCCAGGTGCTGTCGTGCTATCGTACTCACCCAGTATGAATATGACAGGGACGGACGGTGGCTCAAACTTGACGTGGCTGGAGTTCCGCATGGGGAAGGCCGCGGCGGGAGGGGTGGCGCGCCCCGCCCAGGTGCTGTCGTGCTATCGTACTCACCCAGTATGAATATGACAGGGACGGACGGTGGCTCAAACTTGACGTGACTGGAGTTCTGCATGGGGAAGGCTGCGGCGGGAGGGGTGGCGCGCCCCGCCCAGGTGCTGTCGTGCTATCGTACTCACCCAGTATGAATATGACAGGGACGGACGGTGGCTCAAACTTGACGTGACTGGAGTTCTGCATGGGGAAGGCTGCGGCGGGAGGGGTGGCGCGCCCCGCCCAGGTGCTCTCGCGCCGTGTGTGAGCGCCGGTTGTCTCCACCTCATCATTGTTTTGTTCTGGAACAAAAAAGTTTGTCAAAAGTGCCCGAATAGGCCATCCCACGAAAGAGTCGCTTACGAAATGCTACTCTTATAATTGTATGTCTTTACGCGGCGAGGCGctcgcggagccgaagccaacttGTAGGTAACAGAGGctcttttgacactttaatgactAACATTCTTACAAGCATATTACAAGGTTAGGAAACCGAGTTTTGATTTGAATTAATTTGAAACTTCTAAGCAATTACTCTGTGTGCTTTCGTGGAGTGCACCGACTAAGTATAGAAATAACCCACCTCCGGGCTAACAGTTCCAAAATGGTAGGCTTTCAAggagttattcataaacgtctgtcAAATCTAAAATGCCGTTGATAATTGGTTTTGGTTGTACCTATCTGACATTTCAAAATTTGTTATACTCGTACCTAAGatacaaaataattcatatCCTAAAAATCTAACAAAAACATGTATGTAAATAGGTATGTGGTAGCTGAATCGCTTTGCCTTTTATAATGGTTACTTACCTAAATTGGTTCTTAAATGTAACACGGCCgttttgaaagggggtaaaaataaatgaaaagctCCAGCTTCTCTAAAatggaaacagccatgttaacaaaaagaaaactaaatcaaaatttaaattaaactgaAATGTGTcgaaaccttgctgtaggaatgataagaggagaaacaattaaccctacaatgcatgacttttttgtttatggaaataaaattatatgtgaTAAATATCTGTGTTTACTATTagggaaaaaaaaaatacccaaCGCATATTTTGGAAAATAGAAGGTTTTTTATCTGTGTTCCATATGTGGAACACCATGCATTAAGGTATAGAAtatatacatttaaaaatatatagcaCATTTTCGTTTTTACATATtccatttctttttgtaatgcTATCAACAGTTTTTATGGATGTGGATTGCTTTTAAGTGACTTTTGTGGATTTAGCGGCCTTGAATGATGTTTTTGACGAGATTTTTGTAGTTTTACTTAGTCCTGATGAGGCCAGCTTGAAGTTCTACTGGTGATGTATTACCAGCATCAGCATTCCAAAAACTTCTGGTATTGTAGGTTGACTTTACAGAATTAAAGTGTAGGACGTGCAGATGATCATGGAACACATTGGTGACCTATTATTGAACTTGATACCAACTCCGAAATTCTGACAGGTGATTCCGATGTATGGAGTTGTGATATagttaaaaataagtcataTGTAACTGGCGTCAGCTCAGCTAACTCAGGACACGACGACCGACTATTTTCTGAGTCGCTAAATTCTTCAGAAGCCTGATTTATTGTTGCCCGCATTATTTCAAAGACGAATTCACTCTCGGCACTCTAATATCCCATCATCCAGATCCCGATCATCTTTACTTGCAAAggattgataaaaatgataaataatgCTCATTATCTGCATTCCGTAAGGATTTATTTTCGCATCGTCTAAAAACtgttcataattattaattaatcagcTGTTGTGAGCTCTAAACAAAGGTTAACGATTTTGAGCCTTATGCCTTGGACAGAAGTTctcaaatgtatacatattttaacgtTAGTGTGCCGTAAAACCATAAATAACCGTTCCTACAGATTACGCCAAACTAAAACTTATGCCAACGTAATAAAGACTCTGACAGGTGCAAGCGTTCCTTACTTGTTTTGTGTAAGCAATATGAACCTCAATGCATGGTGTGCCATATCGGGAACGTTTGAAAAATATTGCTTGACGCTATCTAAACGTTGcaaaactataaaattaaacttaccATTGAGTAATATACAGATTAACAgtcacaatatatattttttcttattctttaactttaaaattatttttttgtcgcacttcgaaacttgtcaaaactgatttttgcaccaACTCCCGAAATTTGACCGATTGTCCGTCACCATGGATATTTACTGCTACCTAGCGGCAACACGCCGAACTATTATAGTAGCCTTGAGTGTAAAGTAACCTTCAAGGTATAACAGATGTCGCTGCCTACCTGAATCTTGACGCAATTCGCACATATTTCGGTTGTGCCATATATGGAACTGTATGCATTGTAGGGTTAAACTTTATATCTAACAAACTTTAATTATGCATAGAAGTGCAACCAATCGAGTTAGTTAGTAGACAccgttaaaatcgttgaaataagaaaGAGGCATTTACTTTTATTCAtgaaatcaaaaatattaaattgaaattaaaggaaatgtctacgttacataaaaaataatattttctatAGGTACAAGCTTGTATCGCTGACTTTAGTCTTCGGATGTCGGGAAATGGATCTTGGAAGAAAAATTCGACCTAAACAAATTATACAGGTATAAACTGTATAACTGCGGGTAAAGAATGTACTAAAAACTTAGCGGGTCATTCAGCATATATCTGGGTACAGtttacaaaaacacaaaaacgcTTTAAATAAATTACTTGACATTGAAAActcaaacataacaaaatatgAGTAAACTTAGAATTAATCAAACCCCTTTGCTAAGTACATAAAGTCTACAAACGTTAGGTACGTCATATTACATGTTTCAAATATGGAATGGCTATAGGTACAACACTTCACTCACATAAACAAGAGGAGAACTATTTAGACCGATTTATCATTTTGTtgaagatttttattttattattttagtcaaataaaaaaaatcggtgGCATTTTCGTAACTcaacaataaattaatattgtctgtcaagccatttccgtcataagaaaaaagcggcaaaatttaaaaaaaatatatagtatagGCGCAAAAGTTTATCGTCCTATAGAAACTTTGATTTTCgcacctttttttactgacgtagtggtttgacaaactatattcgTTATTTCGTAttacgccaagcgcgcaccacgattttaatttttgcgacacgattttagaatcgcgctgtaatttatcgcagaaaattcagtgcgcgcactgcgatgaaaaagtcgacgatttgttcattctcgacatggatgtcgtgtcgtaccagtcgcttgtcgtgaaacaatatgcaatcgctgtatgactgagcatttataccacaaaggtgatctccttctatttctataatgaaacggtcaacatctattgttttctgtaatgaggtgtgcactaaagagtatttgtattattttgtattgtattattgtaATACCAGGctctaatatttttataaatcctGTTCATGTTAGACgtgtttaaaaaatgtatttttttaaaagattGTCAAAAAGTGTTTCTAAGAAATTTTTTGTGGTTTGGCGTTTTCGCTCGCTACGACATTAGACTTTCtgatagtatttttcaaactcgatggGTACTCTGACAGGACGCTgtcccaatattacagggttctatgttacattttcaagatagttgaaattcgacttaatgtcactatgacaatgttcaaatttcagttcgataaaagtgaaacatagaaccctgtaatattgggccagcgaggtgttatttcaatacaattttgcaaGATTTGGcatttttacagtataaattatatggagaCGATCGATACCTATCACCCTACCCATCGAGTTGTAAAGAATTGCTAAGCATATGGGCTAACCCGTGAGAAATAACAAATTAATAACACATTAAATTAACTAAACGAATGACAGCTATCTAGAGACTGATTCTGTTTTAGAAAATTGATTagattttgatcttattttgataccaCCTTGACTCGTATTGTGAGGCATCTCACGTGTACCAATGTACACAGGTTACGCGGacaacaacaaaaacaaaactgtaaaaagagggcctaccgcgaaccacgtacgacgtgttgcctctctgtagcacttgtaaattcgtacgtaagtgtgacagggaggcaacacgtcgaaagtggttcgcggtaggccctcagagacGCTTGCGTTGGCTAGGGCATGTGCAACACATGAACCCTACTCGTTTGCCTAGATAGACCATGCTGAGCCAAATTGcattatagtttgttttttttagcattatagtttgtttttttagcattagaaaaagactacctacgcgatcttgacgtgtaatttaattgattaacgttttttaaaaaatcagtaacttaTGAAAGTAAATGAATGTAAATAaccgtatatgattcataattgttacctacatattttccgtgacttatttttgaataaaaagacatgtcaagattgtttaccttttttctaatgctacaaAAAACGAATATAAGCAACCGCAactaagagcgttttcacattgtcttatccgatatcggatgtcggatgaAAGTAAAATGTGAGTCATGTGTctttctgtatttatttattcatttaataaatagttaggtacttattactAAAAAACAATAGATAACTCAAAAAGGCAGACTTGATGCCATATGGCACTCTCCTGCAGTTGTTTTTCTCATAGGCGCCTTCCGATATCCGATATCGGAAAGGCGCTTCCGATAAATTCAGCCATGTCGGTGGGTCGGTTAGCGCTGAATGTCTAATTGTCTCGTCAGGTCCACAGGTATGTTCACATAAATGTAAATGCAcgagaatagttatttgttttacaagggggcaaagttgttgtttaaccgctcgtgctaatattgatacccgagtaagcgaaagattccaaaattgaaccacgagcgtagcgagtggttcgaaaatggaatcttgagcgttgtgagggtttcaaagcacgagggttaaacataacttgcccccgagtgaaacacaaaatttttcaccacaccaacccgaagcaaatatcaaaaaaaaatcaaatccaaatgattgttattaaatatttatcatccaaaatcattatttaaaagttaattctaccagcaaacataagaaaacaaatcaaaatttgcatttgattactttgcctcacatatataaaatgcaactttgctatccgtttttgaaatgcaaa is drawn from Cydia fagiglandana chromosome 4, ilCydFagi1.1, whole genome shotgun sequence and contains these coding sequences:
- the LOC134663394 gene encoding adenylate kinase isoenzyme 1-like; the encoded protein is MQNSSHVKFEPPSVPVIFILGGPGSGKVTHCDNLMQERRGLVHVNMTDLLQQYAIGNDMQDFGTLSSKTVTEVLMLEMKMAPTAKTYLVSGYPRSMRDVAEYSDKVR